The following nucleotide sequence is from Megalops cyprinoides isolate fMegCyp1 chromosome 6, fMegCyp1.pri, whole genome shotgun sequence.
GAAAATAATGTGTCACTTTTTACAATGAACAAGATAATAACTCCAGTGATTAGTTTGAAGAGGTAAATCACCGGAGATGGAAGGCATATACTACCACATGGTATGGGTACAATAATCTAGTTAGTGGTGGCCAAAATCCAGAAACCTTTACAacattttgcataaaatattCCTGAATTTTGTCATGGAACTATGAATTTGTCCATAACCTcatctctgtatctgtctgtggtTGTTCAATAACAGTGAAATAATATCCTGTAAACTGATTTAATGAATTTCATCAATTTGCCATTGTTTCAACTGGGCATGAAATTAATGTTACTTTTGTTATAATATGCAGAACAATTTGAGATTTTTGGCCTTGAATTATTGCATGGAAGGACCAATCTTCTCACAAGAACCACCAAATGAGTGAGGTGGTTGCCCATGATCTGTTTGTCCATAGTTCTTTACATGAGCTTCCATTTCCAGCCCTGGGGTTACAGTAGTTACACCTTCAATAATACATATGTGATTGCAGGTTGATGGTAATGTGTCTGGTCAGACTTGGCTGTCAGTTTAGTGTGAGAAAAGGAGGGCAAGGTTGCAGTCACGCAGTGGCTATTAACGCTTGTAAATGGGTCACCCCTCATtcgcacacatatacacacacacactcacaacaacAGTCTCAAATGAGTACCAGTGACACTTGTATAACGTGGCATCAAACGTAGATCCCAACTTGGTATATCCAGCTGAACACTTTCCATTGGCCTCATTCAACACCTGAATGCCTTACTTTTCAGTCAGATAATAATTGTAATCTATCATGTACATGGTGTTTGATTTTAGATAAACAATACACTATAGTGTATCTATGATTAAGTAATTATTGCAGGCCATTAAAACGTACACATGCAGTAGCCATGTagacaaaatgtatttacattacatgcatttagcaggtgctcttatccagaacgatttccatcacaacagaacataagtgtatccattcaatttaaacaagcaacagtgtcagaccaggctcacaatTAAGTTTGCTACAGTTTGCCATTTAAAGGACTGCTAGATCATTAGGATGCTAGTGACTGATGCTCTGACAGATTTTTAGTTTCACATACTCTAGTAGTACAGGTATTTTTCGTTGTTTGTTTTGGCAAAAGGGGTAAATTATTGTGTATGTTTGATATTCTGCTTTTGGCCTGAATGAACATAACCTATCTGAACAGGTTTTAAATACTCTGTCACAAAGTTATTAGCTATTGTTAGTTAATTTCTCATAAGAAAGCATTGGCCATATAGGCAGTGACCATTTAACATGAGAAACTAATATTGGAATGAAAGCAGAGAattgtctctcttttttgtctttatcaGTGTTCTGTTGCACTATTGGGAGAACAGAACTCAGTGTTGAAAAGATCAGTGGGAATAACTGGCAGCGTGGCAGAATAAACAGCTGTAGCAGACTAACACTCACTGACAGATGAATCTGATGGGTTGCCTGTGGTCTATGCAAGACAGATGTAGGGGGGGTCACATGACACCCTTTGGGGAGCAGTTAGGGGAACAGGGAGCTAtcagggagagaggatggggaAAGATGGAGTGGAAGATATACTACAtaactttttattcatttcaaacataCGTCTACTACAACTGCTTTTGCTAATCTCACTACTCTCCCAATACATATTGTATTTGAAGTTTGAAAGAAGTGTTGCTTTTAATAATGAAGAGGAATGGAGAAAAATATATGTTGTTGTTAGACAATATTTCCTTTTAACACTGTATCCATCAGATTCACACATATTACATTtgaattgcattcatttcaaccTGTCCTTTTGCCTTTATATCCTTGCTTTCCCCTTCTGCTGAATACTGAATTGGTGAGTTACTGAATCTTAATGCATCCTTTAATGTTTCTCagtgtttcctttttctgtctgagaccatctttcaaatgcaaaatgaaaaatacacaatgaaTATATACTGAATGTAGAATATCGCAAACCTcatgaaataatgataaaattcaTCCTTTTATACGTTGGCTTACTGCTAAGACTCTCAAAGCAAAGTTTAAGTTGGTGAGATAATTCAACCCAGTCACCACGAAGCTGTAGTATCATCCTACATGCATTGAAAGAAGCATCCATTTTACCCCAGGAAGCTCCCATGCTCATCATGAGAAATTTCTGTGGTAGAAAATCTTGAGTGCTCTAACTGACTAACTGTGTTACCCTGTGAGTGTGATTCTGTGTCTGTAACTGTGATTATTTGTCTCTGTAATGCTTTGACTGCAATTCTGTGAATCTGTGACTGACTCTGTGACTCAGTGGTTCTGTGACTTTGTGGAGTCTCTGACGCTGTGACTCTGACAGGATGGACATGCTAGAAacccaagaagaagaagcaggacCCAGTCCAGACTAACGGTTCTGATGCCAAGCCCAAAAAGACCAAGGCCAAAAAGAGCGAAGATCTGTCTGAAGACGAGGAGAGCACGCCTACACAGAGTATGGGCTGAACCTCACCCATCGGCAGCACACTGCATCACACTTTACAGTATCAGTCTTCCACTGTACCCACTGATACTACTGACCCTTTTGATACTGCTGTACCCACAGATACTAGTGCCCCCTCTAATACTGCTGTACCCATGGATACTACGGTGTCTTTTGATATTAATATTCTCACAGATgccatgctgttttttgtatCCTACAATGTATTTAAATTCCCACTTAATGTGTCtttcacaaataattaatgGTCTACTGCCAGAAAATGACACAACCTTCagcagaaaatgtaatgttacaacattttctgaaaatatactGATCTTGACCAGTATATTTAAAATCTTTAACATGGTTCCAGACtgactgaataaaatgtttttggccCTCCTGCAGTGTTTTTAGCAAATGTTGCTGTACTAGCCACCCAACCATGCTTTTACGCAAGGTATTGTGAGTGTTTTTAAGTGCTATAGTGTAACCCCACTGGGTTTGTCTTTTGATGCCTCTCTGAAAAGATGGgaagaaagtgaagaaaaagaaaccagagaaggaaaaggaagacCTGTCAGATAAGACTGAGCCAAAGAAGAAGACCAAAAGTGCACctaagaagaagaagagtaaGGGTTGCATCTCAACAGAGTATTGGTTCAAAGGGCTGAAGAGGCCCAAAAGATGATTCTAAGAACTGCAGTAGATTCACTCAGTCAATAGCCTTGTTCAGGGTACATTGcccatttacacagatggatgCCGTGCTAACAGACTACAGCAATGTCCCAtgtgggattcaaacctgcgATATTCCAAttacaatacagtatataatgttTCTGTTACACAAATCCAATCATCAGTGGTAAAATTCTGCATCCATGTTACCACAGAGCACACCACCACAGGCCCATATCACTAGCCACTGTGACACACATCACATTGTATACTGACCCTTGTTCAGCTGCAGTGCCTTGGTCTTGTACAGACTTGCTGTCTTAATTGTTCTAACTCCTTTAGAGGCAGAATTTAAACACAGCTTTCCTTTTAACTGGATCAGGCTcagatgatgaggatgatgatgatgacgatgaggATGACACCCCCCAAAAGAAAACGAAGAAAAAGACCACAAAGGAAAGCACAGCGGCAGATGCCAAGGAAAAGAAGTCAAAAGCCAAAGGTCAGTCTGAACAATCTCCCAGACTATTTGCAAGAGCCACTTCTGTACACCAGCCCTGCTGGTGTCACGTTGCATATTCTGTGTTGGTTGAGTATCTGCAGTATTCAGGGATGGGGAGAGGTTCCCACTAAGCATGTGACACCCTCACAGCTTCACTGTAACATTTCAGCAACACAATGATGATGGCCAAATGGAACAGAATGTTGACATAACATTATGTGGTAGCTCGTTTAGAGCCTTTGACCCACAGtggtatattttatttcaattgtATAACCTTAATTCCTTCTTTGCAATCCAGCCAAAAAATGCACAGGgtaattgttcatttgtttagcagatggtctAAAAGGGTGTTTTTAAAGACTTTTCTACTTAATTCAAGTACCTACATTTAAGTAATTTCAATCTGTAATTTCCAAATCATTGTCAATGGTCAAGATGATAACTGACTTTATAAACATACTAttgactgcagtgcagtgattaAAATGCAGTTCCTTTCACAGCAGACATGATTTCCTTTTAGTTTCAtcttaatgtaaaacattataaTGACACCTGTACTGTCTGTTCCTTTCACCCTCCTGTCATACATTTTGTTCATCAATATCAGATGGCAGATTCATTGTTAGAGCTGTAGGACACATTGACACTCTGGCAGtgccagaaaaaaagacaaacaaccAGATACTCGTCAGAATCTGAGTGCTAAGTGTTTTTACTCTCGACTATCGTGACAgccaaacatgttttttctgtttgtgagtTAAGAGGATTATCCTGAAGATTTCATTGTACAATGAGAAGCAAGGGGAAGCCTAGTTAAATAATCTAGCACACAAGATTTTGGGAGCTGAGATTAGACCCATGGATCTTCacaaaggtaaaaataaatgccTCAGGGACTTGTCACAAGTTACTAGAAGGTACTTTTCCTGGGAGTCCAGCATGCTTCACTTAGACTGTTTAGAATTGGGTTTGGGTTatagagcaggaaaaaaaaaaacaaaagaggttTTACTCACTTAATTATTACTATGTACCACAAATTGTCCAATGTTCACCCATCTCAAATTCACTCTTTGCTACACCTTGTTGAAATTTCAAAATCTTGACATGCTGTCTGAACTGcttaaatcataaaataattgtGTTACTCACCTCTTCATGTATAATGTGCACTCTTCTCTGATTGGTACAGCTGTGTCACATGGTGCAAACATGAATCTAAGAAGAGTGTGGttcatgtgtgaaaacaaatgcaacatgACCAAAACGGTCactgtagcaaagggtgagagAAGTCACCTCAgctggcctcaaacccaggtctacagggtgtTAAACCTGCAGCTTGGCCACAATGCCAAAGAGGCAGGCTCGTTAGTATGtcagtcagagcgcatactcaaccgtagtgacagcactctgtcacagtcaCATCTTGTAGTTTTCAGGATTTCTTtgcttctgtgctgtttgtctctTGTTTAGAAGACAAAAGTGAATCATCAGATGGTAAAGGAAAATCatccaaaaccaaaaaaagtgaGCCAGCTGCCATGTTCATGATAAACGGGGAGAAGCCAGAGAAGAGCAAGAAGAAGGGTGAGACTCTGTTCATTCTGGTATTCTTCTTTAACAGTGTTTATATGTGTTACCTTAAAAACACCTATGGTGGCTCTGTGAGAGCCAAAACCCGAAAGAAAAATGGTTGATTTGACTTTTGGATAAGTCTTGTAAAGGCCATTAACATTGTGTAGCATGttcaatgttcagttttttctgGGAAAATCACATTAAACTGAAAGTAATTTAAACTTGTAAAGTGCAAATTGGATATAAGAAGGAAGTATTTCTTcttatttctttgtatttcttcCTGTAATCACTTTTTCTCTGAAACGTCCCAGTTTTAGTTGACACAAGAGAATTATTTAAAGGTTAGAAATAGAAGGTACAACAGAGACCATTAGTCTAACACGGGCCTTGGGGTCAACTGTGTGGGACAGCCTCCAAATCTGACAGTGATGACAGCGAACCAGAGTCCAAGACCGGCAAGACGAAGAAGAAGGCCAATGCCAACCCAGCCTCCATGTTCCAAGCATCAACAGATAAGGAAAAGGACAAGGATAAAGACAAGGATAAGGATAAAGACAAGGACAAAgataaagacaaagacaaggacaaggacaaaaaGGGGAAGAAGAAAGGTGAGTCTTGTCACACTGAGGTATTTTTAGGGAAAATGGATTCAGGAACTTTAAGAGAATCTAGTGTGAGTGACAGTTCTCCTCACTCAATCCTTTCCTTTCAGGGTCCTCAAAAGctgaggagagtgaggaggatGACTCAGAGGTgacacagaagaagaagaagggaaaaGGGAAGAAGGGAAAGAAGGTAGGTTGATGTGGTATGGCAGGAAATTGCAGCTCAGACTGGACTGGAGCCTTATACCTGAGTCGCTTAGCCTAGACTAGGACAGGCAAAGTCTGCACCACTGAAGCTCATACCTGACTGGTGTTTTGGGTAATACtggcaatatttatttattaaacagtcaatgaaatgaaatgaaagttaaCTAAATAAGCTTTCGTTGCAAgaatctgaaaaacaataaattgaCATTGAAGTCCAggacaaaattaaatatgattaGGCTGACTAGAGGCCCGGTATGCTAAAATAATGATTAACTATTTTTATATCTCATCTTTACCTTCAGTGATATAATGAACCATTATCAACATTTATTTAGTCTATACACCACAGCCACTatgacatttttctttgcatgaAGCCAATAACCAACAGAGCTGTGCCAGGCCAAAAAATACCTTTTTGATTTGCTCTTGTGGGATATCTTGCAAATGGCATGGAGATACTGACCTGCATGATGTGTCTCTAGGAGGAGAGGCCCCCATCACCCGTAATCGAGTTTGACAACCTGGAGCAGTTCGTGCTGCAGCCAGCGCCACAAGGCGTTACGGTGAAGTGTAGAGTTACCAGGGACAAGAGGGGCATGGACCGCGGCCTCTATCCCACCTACTACCTACATCTGGACAATGAGAAGAAGGTGAGGGGTGAGCGATGTGAAGCTAATAGCTGtcatgtatttttgcatttcataatgGATTACAtgtcaaataatttttaaaaatgatttccatAATTCATATTGGGTGGTTTGTGTCAGTCTTTTCCTATGAAAGAACACTTTTTTATGTGTGGCTtccatttgttacattttttgtcttaatttaAAAACCACTATATATTTATGGGACATCATTACTGGCTTTTTTGTGCAGATTTCTGTCATCTTCTGAGCATTGAAAATGGAGCATATGGAGTTTTAAACAGTATTTAATTTGAGAAAGCATTGTCAGGGAATTGAGGATAGATTTAAATGAGGGATGGTGATGAAGGTCAGCAGGTCTTCTCAGCTCTCCAGACTCACAGATGTTCCTCTGTCTGCCCAGGTCTTCCTGCTGgctgggaggaagaggaaaaagagcaCAACCTCCAATTATCTGATTTCTGTAGATCCCACAGACTTGTCTAGGGGTGGTGAGAACTTTATTGGGAAGTTAAGGTAAAGCACACAGTGAATACGGTCTGACTTTTGGACAGCCCATATTCTATAAAGAAACATTGTTGATTTGTAAAGGCTTGTTCATTGTGTCTGCTTGTTTTCCAGGTCAAATTTGATGGGGACCAAGTTCACGGTTTACGACAATGCACTCCACCCTGACAGAGCACTTCCTGACATGTCAAACGCCCGGCAGGAGCTTGCTGCCATCATTTACGTAAGTCATCAGCCACGCCCCCACAGGTGCACAGCAAGCGGAGATTTCATGCTTCAATCAGATGTTGCCTGTAAGTGCTGATGTAGGACCAATTTTGCTGTTTATCTTATGGTTGAGGTTGAAGATTTTGTGGTTGGGTTACCTGCTCCTAGATGTGCACTTCCAGCCAACTTCTGCCTCTACCAGATTTCACCCAGTGGACTCTGCCCTCAGACCTCAGCACTCACTCTGGCAAATTCCTTTCAGGAGACAAACGTCCTGGGCATGAAAGGCCCCCGGCGCATGACAGTGATCATACCGGGGATGAACGAGGACTGTGAACGAGTGCCGATTCGACCTCGAAGCGTAAGCAGAACACCTACAGCCCTAGCTTTGTCCTATGagctgttttgcttttgtataCCAATTACACTGGACCCAGCAGCGAGCCCTCTGACCCTCTTATCATTTAGTGTGGCACTGCCACCCTGTGCTCCAATGGAGTATAGCAGGCGGACACAAGCACTTGCTTTAGGCATACTGGTCTAACAGCCATCTAACTATGAGAAGGTATTTAATTTAACTTAGCACGGAAGCTACATTAAGGTCtaatttgaatttattgaaTTGCGTAGCAGATACCTTTACCTAGTAATTGGTATTTTCACCTGATGTGGGTCTCTTTCATAAAGCATGGTTCCAggtttgttaaaataaatgccTTGAAAAATTCAGGCAAAGTACATAGGTCATAGGTCAAGCCTTAATAATATAGTACTAAAAGGTTATCAAAGGTAAACATAAACTTGAATTGTCTCTtttcaatgtgtcaaatgtAACAAAGACTGAACATTGATGTGCTTTTcgctcacactctctctcacactctcaggaGAACGATGGCCTCCTGATCCGCTTTCAAAACAGACACATGGAGAACCTGATCGAGCTTCGCAATAAGACACCCGTGTGGAATGAGGAGACGGCGTCCCACGTGCTCAACTTCGCGGGACGGGTCACCCAGGCCTCCATCAAGAACTTCCAGATCATCCATAGCCAAGACCGTGAGTGCAGCACCTGTCCTAACACCAGTGTCCCTATGTTGTTATTACATAATTCATATCAGGGCTACTCATCTCTGAGTTTGGAGGCCCCTGTGTCAACAGGCATTCATGCCAACGAAGCAATTAAAACTCATACAAATCTCATACAATTGTTGATAATCTTCAGTGGACCAATTCAGCCCCACTCCTTTTTCCTGAGAATGCTTGTAGTGTAAAGAGGTTTGATGCCCTACAGAACCAAATTTGAGGAGCCACAGTTCCTCTTCTCATTTATTGTACAGGTAGATAATTGGTAAGAGTTAATTCTGTGGGCTGCCACTAATGTCtgttctctgctctcccctTCACAGAGGACTACATTGTGATGCAGTTTGGGAGAGTGGCAGACGATGCCTTCACGTTAGACTACAACTATCCCCTGTGCGCAGTGCAAGCCTTCGCTATCGCCTTGTCAAGCTTTGATGGCAAAATAGCTTGCGAATAACGGAGGCCAGGCAATCTGTTGATACAAGATGCCTTCACAATGCATACCCAGCgcacacaacaaaaacacaaaaaggttGTGTTCCGCTCTCCATGTGAAATACCCAGCACCTACAACCGGGTTTATGTCTGGACCAAGAGAAACTGTTGTCTAGACTCTTTGTCATCATTGTCTAGACTCAGTACTTCAGGGATAGTTTTTAGATACTGATTTTTGTTATGATGTTTGGGCTCTCCAAGTTTTTTCCTGGAAGCGAGACTTCATGAGGGGAGTATTGGGTAACTGGAAGAGCTGAGGTGAATGCAGTCATTTCCCCCAGTGAGTTCTGGAATATGGAGTCCCAAAAAAAATCCCCTGAAAGCCATTTTTAGGGCGGGACACAGACTGTTAAGAACACCATAGACTTTTCCAGCCAGGGTGCCCCATGCTGATTGGGGATAAATGCTGCATTTTTGGTCTGTGTCCACATACAGAATGATATGGCCTAATATGTGGAGGTTTAAAGCCTTGTGGCTTGTACTaatgttttaacaaaaacatttcaggcagTTCATTCTGTATATATAAGATTAATAATAAGAAAGATTAagtaattatataataatatggGTACAAGAGCTATAATTTCCTATTTTATGACAATGACCGTCATTGAATGAGGTTTTATGGGTCATTTATAGACCTGCTGTCGGATGGAATTCAAAGAATTTCTACTTTGCCATTTGAATTAATTAACGGAATGGAAGTCTCCCTTCAGTATCTCCACATACACATTGGTTAAACAGTGctctctcttgtaaaagagtAGCATTGATTCTCAGTGTGCTTAGACAAATAGACTATTCTTTAGTGCATCTTCAAGTATATTTGTGCAGTTTGGTGACAGTGCATTCAACTATTTGGTCAAACCCATGAccacattgtttttgttcatgttgtGCAGAAGTCCCTGTACTGGGAATGCTAATCTTTGTGATTCTATCACAAATGTTTCAGCTTTTTGCTACTGAGAGCATATTCATTGTTGTGCTAGTCTAATATTTGTcataaaaatcacacaaatgtaatgaaaacaacatCATTGCTCATTGTTGCAGTGTAGCTCCTGGCTTCAGTGAGGGTTTTTTGCAAACATTCTCTTAGTGATTTGGTTTGTCGTCTGGGTACAtcatgtgtttttatatgttctTATTTAGCCTTTCTCTGATGATGGCATTGCTGTATGAGGTCATTGCATACCCATCACCCAATGTTTCTTTTGAAGAATCTCCAATGTTCCTGAATTTATGAGTTCAAGATtatcaaaatggaaaattaaagcATCACTATCCATGTTGTAATATTTGATAATGTTACAGGGAGGGGGTTCAAGGGTTTGTGTTCAGAACAACATgctcaaacagaaataaagtcCATATTCAAAACAGTTTtgatgcagtgagtgtgtttctcTTCTTGACACAGTGTACATGTTAAAATGCTAACCCACACTAACAAGGATGTTAATGCAGATCCCTATGGCAAAAGTCTTGGGAAGGCTCCCCTTATATTCAGCTACCCTGCAGACATTGCTGGAATTAACAACATTGTGGTGATTCTTAAACAGCATATTCAATATGACCCTCCATCTAGTTTTGCATATTAAAAGTTCCACAAGATAGGGGTAATTAGTATGACGTTCTCACTATCTGCAGGGAATCCCAGCTCTTGCTCCATACTTCAGACAACATTGAACAATCTCCAGTGTTAAATTTCAAGTAAATTAGATAAGG
It contains:
- the LOC118778977 gene encoding tubby-related protein 1-like, whose amino-acid sequence is MRRNGGKNREKVRKDGERRDPGQRGGTERLKYLKSVWKGSGRGPSVRDMVTASRLSQPIGVLLHVSWQLWGGGTGSLALSPERVGLDSGRMMKPKKKKQDPVQTNGSDAKPKKTKAKKSEDLSEDEESTPTQNGKKVKKKKPEKEKEDLSDKTEPKKKTKSAPKKKKSSDDEDDDDDDEDDTPQKKTKKKTTKESTAADAKEKKSKAKEDKSESSDGKGKSSKTKKSEPAAMFMINGEKPEKSKKKASKSDSDDSEPESKTGKTKKKANANPASMFQASTDKEKDKDKDKDKDKDKDKDKDKDKDKDKKGKKKGSSKAEESEEDDSEVTQKKKKGKGKKGKKEERPPSPVIEFDNLEQFVLQPAPQGVTVKCRVTRDKRGMDRGLYPTYYLHLDNEKKVFLLAGRKRKKSTTSNYLISVDPTDLSRGGENFIGKLRSNLMGTKFTVYDNALHPDRALPDMSNARQELAAIIYETNVLGMKGPRRMTVIIPGMNEDCERVPIRPRSENDGLLIRFQNRHMENLIELRNKTPVWNEETASHVLNFAGRVTQASIKNFQIIHSQDQDYIVMQFGRVADDAFTLDYNYPLCAVQAFAIALSSFDGKIACE